The genomic DNA CATTTATCTCtattttattttgaattcaaGTTTTTATAATGTTCTTGTATCTCCCAAACCCTAATTTATTTCTCAGATCGTTCAATTTAATCTACATTTTTAGCTTAAATCGCATATTGTTTAGCTGAATCCGAATCCCATCTCGATTTGCTTAATGTTTAACTTTAACGTATCGTAGTCGTTATATTTTAATTGTTATTATTGATTGTTTATGTTTACATGCATTGTATTGTTGTGTTATGTGATGCTTGTTTATTTTGATGTTGAAGGCAGATCATCAAACTTTACTCAACTGCAATTGTGTCATGGCTTCGTGTTTTGGAATTAAGTcgaattaaatttttatttattttatcgTGCACACTGGTTTGTACTTGGTCAATTTAAGGAAAAAATATCACAACCGAAGAATGATTACGTAAAATTGGGATTAGATATTGGGGAGTGAAAGTAGGAGAGAGTCCAAGGTGGTTTGCTTATTAGCTAGATGAAGAGATGGATTACTTATTTAGAGTTACTGACTTGAAAACGTTCAACATCAACTTATAAACATGTCGTACAATTCTTTACTAGTTATGTAAAGTGCATATGGACATCCTAATTGTTATAATTTCACATTCAAGGATATGAATTTTTGTTTTTACTTTGTCTGCAATATGCATCCGGTCAATTTAGAAATTAgcaaatttaaaaattaaaacatttcGAACTGTTTAGCATTGGATTTAAGTAATCTATCCCCCACACTGTATCACCTCGTGGAAATTCTTGGCTTAGGGTTTGTTTTCTTTCAGGAATTATGTTTTATAAGATAGTCACTTAATTATATGTAACTGTCTGGTATCCTCTCTTCATATATTATATTTAGTTTGTAGATGTAATTGTTATTCAAACTCTTGTATGTAAATCTGATATTCTTTGTTCTTATACATGCAATTTTCAGATGTGATGATTTTATGGAATATTAAAAGGCTTTTATCATGAATTATAATTTACTAGTATGGCGAGAAAATTAAATATCGTGCATCTAGTAGTCCGCACATAAAACGGAAAACCTTGTAGCATCTATGCCGCCTTTTGTCTTCTCAGCTACACAATGGAACCTTGTAGTTAGTATGTTTAAAGCTTAGTGTTTAGCATTCAATCTACTGAAAACCAGTTATGTAAATTTGAAATGCAACTGTAAGCCAGATTGCGAGTTTGAGTTTTTTATTAGATAGTTTTTATCTTTTGATTTTCAGGCCTCTTTCTTCCAGCTGTAGTGAGGCCTATGCTGGATTCTTTTGAATCATCCAAACAAGTACCTCAACCTGCTCTGAGTGATGTAAGTATAATATTTGGAAGATTTTATCATATATTTACTTTTTTATTTGGTCATTCTGAAGTTATTTTGTTGTTGTGTTAATATTCTGTCTAAAGAGTTGAATCGACCATTAAATCATAATGCTTGTTAAGTAAGTGATGTGCCATTAACTATAAAATCCCTAAAATTTAAACGTAACTTTACTTGTTTATCTACTGCTTCTTTGTTTGCCCACTAATCAGTAGTTGTGTCACAACTAAGGGAGTGACATCTTTGGCCACCCCACAGTGGAAGTGTGTGCCCATTCTGTCCCTGTGTGCTACTCTTGTTCTCTTAATTTGTCAATATACTACTTCATCCCGAATTTTATCCTTAGGGGGGCTGTGTTTAATATAATTTGGTTTACATATCTTATTCTCCTGACTACGGCTAGGTTAGCTGTAATGTTTGATGCTTATATAGCTAGATCACAGTTCTACTTGATCTCATTTTCTGTCATTTGTAAAACAAGCAACTTACCCTAAATGCGGtttctgattatttaattttttattccTACAATGATTGCATGGTCCTTTTCGGTAACATTGTTTAACATTTCTCTGGTTGCTGTTTTACCTGTTTCTTCACCTAAAAGGTTTTGCTAGTACCCTAGTATCTGAACTTTTCATGTATTTGTATTTTTTACAGGTGGTTGCAGGTATGACAGGTAAAAAGCAGGGGTGATGTTGAAGTAGATTATTGTTTGTAACTTTTTTATCCCCCACCCATTTGTCTTTTCTCTCCAGCTTGAAATGAGAAATAAGAACCTTTGTTTTACGATATGTCCTGTTAAGAAAGGAAAACTGTAACCAAACACctatctaattttttttttttttaagtttCTGTGCTTTTTGAGGTCATTGTATGATCATCTTGTCATTCAATATTTATGATTGATCCATTTAACTGTGCTTTTTTGAGGTCATTGAATAATCATTTTATCATTTTATATCTATGATTGGTCCATTGCATGCAAGGAATTGAGAATGATTCAAAGACTTGTCATGTGTTCTGTGAATTGAACTCTGGAACTGACAGCCTTTATTTTGCAAGTGAGGTCAGTTTATATATGCATGTCCATGATATAGTTGTTTGTGTGGCCTCGGTGTTGCTCCATGTTCCCCATAGTTATTAGCATAATATTTTTTGAATTAGATATATGAATTGTACTGTCTTTTAAATTGACACCGGTTCTGAGATGTATTTACAATCTTTGATACCAAATTTGTTTCTTTGATTTTTCGAGCTTTAGACTGATTGCTTGCATGATTGAGCATGAAATTTATTACAAAATAGATTTACTGAGGTACATTAGATTAGGGTGTCAAGAGAATGGATTCTTAGCATAAGGCTTACAGGTGCATATTACATGATATCTTGAGTTGTCTAGGAATCAGTAACCTGACAAACAAAAGCCCATGATATATTTCATATTGTAGATTGTTACATTATATAGAACCAAGTTACGTGACATACAGCAATAAAAAGTTGCAAACATATCAAACTTAAAAGATAATTTTAAATTTATGTTACAAGAGCTTAAACAGGCTAGGGCTGCCATTAGTATCCAAAGGAGAGTACATTAGACGATGTGAAATTGTTTCTTTGATTTTCTCGACTTCCATGGAATGGCATGCTT from Apium graveolens cultivar Ventura chromosome 5, ASM990537v1, whole genome shotgun sequence includes the following:
- the LOC141724022 gene encoding uncharacterized protein LOC141724022, whose product is MTVMKTLRIFVAQEPVVAASCLIAGFGLFLPAVVRPMLDSFESSKQVPQPALSDVVAGMTGKKQG